Proteins found in one Mesorhizobium sp. CAU 1732 genomic segment:
- a CDS encoding GntR family transcriptional regulator, giving the protein MAGEEDSRSANVAASQRRHDGVYAQLRDAILTLRLLPGARIAERQLEKMLGSSRTPIREALHRLEADGLVLRGERSHVVAPIDLAELMEVFEYREHIESAIVRLACQRATPSDVERIREIIDVALHDDGHELWFEIGTDFHLELAKLSGNRFLIRAMNDIMTRVARARWMIASMPENRTTAHREHSHILDLILAGRTAEVVEIIVNHTRFVQENLAKAIRETRSRFRAEGLDIIDKN; this is encoded by the coding sequence ATGGCAGGTGAAGAGGATAGCCGCAGCGCGAACGTGGCCGCTTCGCAACGCCGGCACGACGGCGTCTACGCGCAATTGCGCGATGCAATCTTGACGCTGCGCCTGCTGCCCGGGGCACGAATTGCCGAGCGGCAATTGGAGAAGATGCTCGGCAGTTCGCGCACGCCCATCCGTGAAGCGCTCCACCGGCTTGAGGCCGACGGCCTCGTTCTGCGCGGCGAGCGAAGCCATGTGGTCGCGCCAATCGATCTAGCCGAGTTGATGGAGGTCTTTGAGTATCGCGAGCACATCGAGAGCGCCATCGTGCGCCTTGCCTGCCAACGCGCCACGCCAAGCGATGTCGAGCGCATACGCGAGATCATCGATGTCGCTCTTCACGACGACGGCCACGAACTCTGGTTCGAGATTGGCACCGACTTCCACCTTGAGCTGGCGAAGCTTTCGGGAAACCGTTTTCTGATCCGCGCAATGAACGACATCATGACGCGTGTCGCACGCGCGCGCTGGATGATCGCAAGCATGCCGGAAAATCGCACTACCGCTCATAGGGAGCACAGCCATATCCTCGACCTGATCCTGGCGGGCCGTACCGCTGAGGTCGTGGAAATCATCGTCAATCATACGCGCTTCGTTCAGGAAAACCTTGCGAAGGCCATCCGCGAGACACGATCGCGGTTCCGGGCTGAGGGGCTCGACATCATCGATAAGAACTAG